In Actinomycetota bacterium, a single genomic region encodes these proteins:
- a CDS encoding NADH-quinone oxidoreductase subunit G — protein sequence MTVTTNAPAGVPAEPPADLVTVSVDGVALSVPKGTLVIRAAELVGVQVPRFCDHPLLDPVAACRMCLVEIVGQPKPQPACAITVSDGMQVKTQVSSEVADAAQRGVMEFLLINHPLDCPICDKGGECPLQNQAMSNGRAQSRFDGAKRTFPKPINISAQVLLDRERCVSCARCTRFAEQIAGDPFIELLERGARQQVGISPDTPFNSYFSGNTVQICPVGALTSARYRFRSRPFDLVSTPTVCEHCAGGCGLRTDERRGSVLRRLAWDTPEVNEEWNCDKGRFAFAYLDDDRITRPMIREDGELRVASWPEAIDAAARGLAAAGRRVGVLTGGRLTLEDSYAYSRFARAVLGTDDVDFRSRARSAEEADFLAGQVAGRGLGVTFSDISAAATVLLVGLDPEDESPSVFLRLRRAARDRSQRVFSIAPYASRGLHKAAGTLLPTVPGQEATVLTALAGEHGTPDGAVAALATALREPGAVILAGPRLAEAPGALTALVALTRATGAAWSWIPRRAGERGAVDAGLLPGLLPGGRPLTDERGRTEVAAAWGVQADELPTTPGRDATAIVAAALATDLDEDGKPLPAAVQALLVAGLEPADDPDPAALLAALDAAPFLVSLETRNTAVTDRADVVLPVAVVTEKAGTFVNHEGRVRPFGKVMRDSAAFTDARVLAMLAEAMDRPMGRGDLGSLRTEVDALGAWSGPRAPEPAAVPVPSPQPVAGQAVLSTWAQLLDLGRLQDDEPFLAATRRPAVARLSAATAAEVGVADGDTVVVATDTGDIEVPLVVTEMPDRVVWLPENSPSSTVRATLAAGHGSVVRLGRRGQA from the coding sequence ATGACCGTCACGACCAACGCCCCCGCGGGCGTACCCGCCGAACCGCCGGCCGACCTGGTGACGGTGTCGGTCGACGGTGTCGCCCTGAGCGTCCCCAAGGGCACGCTCGTCATCCGCGCCGCCGAACTGGTCGGCGTCCAGGTGCCGCGCTTCTGCGACCACCCGTTGCTGGACCCGGTCGCGGCGTGCCGGATGTGCCTGGTGGAGATCGTCGGGCAGCCCAAACCGCAGCCGGCGTGCGCGATCACGGTGTCCGACGGGATGCAGGTCAAGACGCAGGTCAGTTCCGAGGTGGCCGACGCCGCGCAACGCGGCGTCATGGAGTTCCTGCTCATCAACCACCCGCTGGACTGTCCGATCTGCGACAAGGGCGGCGAGTGCCCGCTGCAGAACCAGGCGATGAGCAACGGCCGCGCGCAGAGCCGGTTCGACGGTGCCAAGCGGACCTTCCCCAAGCCCATCAACATCAGCGCCCAGGTGCTGCTCGACCGCGAGCGCTGCGTGTCCTGCGCCCGGTGCACCCGATTCGCCGAGCAGATCGCCGGCGATCCGTTCATCGAGTTGCTGGAGCGCGGCGCCCGGCAGCAGGTCGGCATCTCCCCGGATACGCCGTTCAACTCGTACTTCTCGGGCAACACCGTGCAGATCTGCCCGGTCGGCGCGCTCACCAGTGCGCGGTACCGCTTCCGTTCCCGGCCGTTCGACCTGGTGTCCACCCCGACGGTGTGCGAGCACTGCGCCGGCGGTTGCGGCCTGCGGACCGACGAACGGCGTGGTTCGGTCCTGCGCCGCCTCGCCTGGGACACCCCGGAGGTCAACGAGGAGTGGAACTGCGACAAGGGCCGGTTCGCGTTCGCCTACCTCGATGACGACCGGATCACCCGGCCGATGATCCGTGAGGACGGCGAGTTGCGGGTCGCGTCGTGGCCCGAGGCGATCGATGCCGCCGCTCGCGGTTTGGCGGCGGCCGGTCGCCGGGTCGGCGTGCTGACCGGCGGGCGGCTCACGCTCGAGGACTCCTACGCCTACAGCAGGTTCGCCCGTGCCGTGCTCGGCACCGACGACGTGGACTTCCGGTCTCGGGCGCGGTCGGCCGAGGAGGCCGACTTCCTGGCCGGGCAGGTCGCCGGTCGTGGCCTCGGTGTCACGTTCTCGGACATCTCCGCGGCGGCCACCGTGCTGCTGGTCGGGCTCGACCCGGAGGACGAATCGCCGTCGGTCTTCCTGCGGCTACGGCGGGCTGCCCGTGACCGCAGCCAGCGGGTGTTCTCGATAGCGCCGTACGCCTCTCGCGGCCTGCACAAGGCGGCCGGCACCCTGTTGCCGACCGTCCCCGGGCAGGAGGCGACGGTGCTGACCGCCCTCGCCGGCGAGCACGGGACGCCCGACGGCGCCGTGGCCGCGTTGGCCACGGCACTGCGGGAGCCGGGCGCGGTGATCCTGGCCGGCCCGCGGTTGGCGGAGGCGCCCGGCGCGCTCACCGCGCTGGTCGCGCTGACCCGGGCGACCGGTGCGGCGTGGTCGTGGATCCCCCGGCGTGCCGGCGAACGCGGCGCGGTGGATGCCGGGCTGCTGCCGGGTCTGCTGCCCGGCGGCCGCCCGCTGACCGACGAGCGCGGCCGGACCGAGGTGGCGGCCGCGTGGGGTGTGCAGGCCGACGAACTGCCCACCACGCCGGGTCGCGACGCCACCGCGATCGTGGCCGCGGCCCTCGCTACCGATCTCGACGAGGACGGCAAGCCGCTGCCGGCCGCGGTGCAGGCGCTGCTGGTCGCCGGTCTCGAACCGGCGGACGACCCGGACCCGGCGGCGCTGCTCGCGGCGCTGGACGCGGCGCCGTTCCTGGTCAGCCTGGAAACCCGCAACACCGCGGTCACCGACCGGGCGGACGTCGTGCTGCCGGTGGCTGTCGTGACCGAGAAGGCCGGCACGTTCGTCAACCACGAGGGCCGGGTCCGGCCCTTCGGCAAGGTGATGCGCGACTCCGCTGCCTTCACCGATGCCCGGGTGCTCGCGATGCTCGCCGAGGCCATGGACCGCCCGATGGGACGAGGCGACCTCGGGTCGCTTCGTACCGAGGTCGATGCACTCGGCGCCTGGAGCGGTCCTCGGGCGCCGGAGCCGGCCGCCGTACCGGTCCCGTCGCCGCAACCGGTTGCCGGACAGGCGGTTCTGTCGACCTGGGCGCAGCTGCTGGACCTGGGCCGGTTGCAGGACGACGAGCCGTTCCTGGCGGCGACCCGGCGACCTGCGGTCGCCCGGTTGTCCGCAGCGACGGCGGCCGAGGTCGGTGTGGCCGACGGCGACACCGTCGTCGTCGCCACCGATACCGGCGACATCGAGGTACCCCTGGTGG
- the nuoF gene encoding NADH oxidoreductase (quinone) subunit F, whose product MPLTPVLTAHWDDADAATLAGYRRHGGYDALATAFAGGPDALINLVKDTGLRGRGGAGFPTGMKWSFVPQGDGRPHYLVVNADESEPGACKDIPLMLANPHALVEGVILASYAIRANHAFIYIRGEVPHPIRRVRAAVAEARAAGFVGNDILGSGFDLDIVVHAGAGAYICGEETALLDSLEGRRGQPRLKPPFPAVAGLYGGPTVINNVETIANIPYIVRGGADWFRSFGTEKSPGFKLFAVSGHVVNPGIYEAPLGITMRELLEHAGGMRDGGEVKFWLPGGSSVPMLTAEHLDLPMTYEDMAAAGTMLGTATPMVFDQTVSVVKAVTRWLEFYKHESCGKCTPCREGTYWITDLLERFEHGRGTEAELDTVAELCGQIAGRSFCALGDAAATPYPAAMKFFRDEFLAGTHTAADELFDPVAATVFAGAASR is encoded by the coding sequence ATGCCGCTGACTCCAGTCCTGACCGCGCACTGGGACGACGCCGACGCCGCGACGCTGGCCGGCTACCGCCGGCACGGCGGTTACGACGCGCTCGCGACAGCCTTCGCCGGCGGCCCCGACGCGTTGATCAACCTGGTGAAGGACACCGGGTTGCGCGGGCGCGGCGGCGCCGGCTTCCCCACGGGCATGAAGTGGAGTTTCGTCCCGCAGGGCGACGGCCGGCCCCACTACCTCGTGGTGAACGCCGACGAGTCCGAGCCGGGGGCGTGCAAGGACATCCCGCTGATGCTCGCGAACCCGCACGCGCTGGTGGAAGGCGTGATCCTGGCGTCGTACGCGATCCGGGCCAACCACGCGTTCATCTACATCCGCGGCGAGGTGCCGCACCCGATCCGCCGGGTACGTGCCGCGGTCGCCGAGGCCCGGGCCGCGGGTTTCGTCGGCAACGACATCCTCGGCAGCGGCTTCGACCTGGACATCGTCGTGCACGCCGGCGCCGGCGCGTACATCTGCGGTGAGGAGACCGCGCTGCTGGACTCGCTGGAGGGCCGGCGCGGCCAGCCGCGGCTCAAGCCGCCGTTCCCCGCCGTCGCGGGCCTGTACGGCGGCCCGACGGTCATCAACAACGTCGAGACCATCGCCAACATCCCGTACATCGTGCGCGGCGGCGCGGACTGGTTCCGGTCCTTCGGCACGGAGAAGTCGCCGGGCTTCAAACTGTTCGCGGTCTCCGGTCACGTGGTGAACCCGGGCATCTACGAGGCGCCGCTGGGCATCACGATGCGGGAACTGCTCGAGCACGCCGGCGGGATGCGCGATGGCGGCGAGGTGAAGTTCTGGCTGCCCGGCGGCTCCAGCGTGCCGATGCTGACCGCCGAACACCTCGACCTGCCCATGACGTACGAGGACATGGCCGCCGCCGGGACCATGCTGGGCACCGCGACCCCGATGGTGTTCGACCAGACGGTGAGCGTCGTCAAGGCGGTCACCCGCTGGCTTGAGTTCTACAAGCACGAATCCTGTGGCAAGTGCACGCCGTGCCGGGAAGGCACGTACTGGATCACCGACCTGCTCGAACGTTTCGAGCACGGCCGGGGTACCGAGGCCGAGCTCGACACCGTCGCCGAGCTGTGCGGCCAGATCGCCGGCCGGTCGTTCTGCGCCCTCGGCGATGCGGCGGCCACGCCGTACCCGGCGGCCATGAAGTTCTTCCGCGACGAGTTCCTGGCCGGAACTCACACCGCAGCCGACGAGCTGTTCGACCCCGTTGCCGCCACCGTCTTCGCCGGAGCCGCGAGCCGATGA
- the nuoE gene encoding NADH-quinone oxidoreductase subunit NuoE: MALTETTRTQAAAIAARYPQSRSALLPLLHLVQADEGVVSAAGIALCAEVMGLTTAEVAAVATFYTMYKRRPVGTHHIGVCTNTLCGLLGGDDVYRALSDRLGIGHDESTADGSFTLEHIECQAACTHAPVMTVDWEFVDRVTVSDALDVVDRLARGEQVQSTRGPAIRDFVATERTLAGFDDDGLAAAGGAADDLMLAGLRRAKALGQSAPAMPGQSSTAAPATSAEGS; encoded by the coding sequence ATGGCGCTGACCGAGACGACGCGGACCCAGGCGGCGGCGATCGCGGCGCGCTACCCGCAGAGCCGCTCGGCGTTGCTGCCGTTGCTGCATCTGGTCCAGGCGGACGAGGGCGTCGTGTCCGCCGCCGGCATCGCGCTGTGCGCCGAGGTGATGGGGCTCACCACCGCGGAAGTGGCTGCGGTGGCGACCTTCTACACGATGTACAAGCGGCGTCCGGTCGGCACGCACCACATCGGGGTGTGTACGAATACTTTGTGCGGCCTGCTCGGCGGCGACGACGTCTACCGCGCGCTGTCCGACCGGCTCGGCATCGGGCACGACGAGTCGACCGCCGACGGCAGCTTCACCCTCGAGCACATCGAATGTCAGGCCGCGTGTACCCACGCTCCGGTCATGACGGTGGACTGGGAGTTCGTCGACCGGGTGACCGTCAGCGACGCGCTCGACGTCGTCGACCGGCTCGCCCGCGGCGAGCAGGTGCAGTCGACCCGCGGGCCGGCCATTCGGGACTTCGTCGCCACCGAGCGCACCCTGGCCGGGTTCGACGACGACGGTCTGGCCGCGGCCGGCGGTGCCGCCGACGACCTCATGCTTGCCGGTCTGCGACGCGCGAAAGCGTTGGGCCAGAGCGCACCGGCGATGCCGGGCCAGTCCAGTACGGCAGCCCCGGCCACGTCGGCGGAAGGTTCCTGA
- a CDS encoding NADH-quinone oxidoreductase subunit D: MSTDHVTYSSAADTADAYSSAYDTTEGRVYTVSGQDWDTIEPAAEGEQERIVVNMGPQHPSTHGVLRLILEIEGETVTEARCGIGYLHTGIEKNLEFRSWTQGVTFVTRMDYLAPLFNETAYCLGVEKLLGITDEVPARATLIRVILMELNRISSHLVALATGGMELGALTAMIFGFRERETVLDIFELVTGLRMNHAFIRPGGLAQDLPEGAVEKIRDAVALLHKRFFDTSDLLVGNSIWLARTKDVGYLDLTGCMALGVTGPVLRATGLAHDLRKLTPYCGYETFDFEVPTETSCDAYGRFLIRLAELRQSLRIVEQALDRLEPGPVMVGDKKIAWPAQLALGGDGMGNSLEHIRQIMGTSMEALIHHFKLVTEGFRVPAGQVYSTVEAPRGELGVHLVSDGGTRPYRVHYRDPSFTNLQAVPAMCEGGLIADVIAAVASIDPVMGGVDR; this comes from the coding sequence ATGTCCACCGATCACGTCACCTACTCGTCGGCGGCCGATACCGCGGACGCCTATTCCTCGGCGTACGACACGACCGAGGGCCGGGTCTACACGGTGTCCGGCCAGGACTGGGACACCATCGAGCCGGCGGCCGAGGGCGAGCAGGAACGCATCGTCGTCAACATGGGTCCGCAGCACCCCTCGACCCACGGCGTCCTGCGGCTCATCCTCGAGATCGAAGGCGAGACCGTCACCGAAGCGCGGTGCGGGATCGGCTACCTGCACACCGGGATCGAGAAGAACCTCGAGTTCCGGTCCTGGACGCAGGGCGTCACGTTCGTGACGCGGATGGACTACCTCGCGCCGCTGTTCAACGAGACGGCGTACTGCCTGGGCGTGGAGAAGCTGCTCGGCATCACCGACGAGGTGCCCGCCCGCGCCACGCTGATCCGCGTCATCCTCATGGAGCTCAACCGGATCTCGTCGCACCTGGTGGCGCTGGCGACCGGCGGCATGGAACTCGGCGCGCTCACCGCGATGATCTTCGGTTTCCGTGAGCGGGAGACCGTGCTGGACATCTTCGAGCTGGTGACCGGACTGCGGATGAACCACGCGTTCATCCGGCCCGGTGGCCTCGCGCAGGACCTCCCCGAGGGCGCGGTCGAGAAGATCCGCGACGCGGTCGCGCTGCTGCACAAGCGCTTCTTCGATACCTCGGACCTGCTGGTGGGCAACAGCATCTGGCTGGCCCGGACCAAGGACGTCGGCTACCTCGACCTCACCGGCTGCATGGCGCTGGGCGTGACCGGGCCCGTGCTGCGAGCCACCGGGCTGGCGCACGACCTGCGCAAGCTCACGCCGTACTGCGGCTACGAGACGTTCGATTTCGAGGTCCCGACCGAGACCAGCTGCGACGCCTACGGCCGGTTCCTGATCCGGCTCGCCGAGCTGCGGCAGTCGCTGCGCATCGTCGAGCAGGCGCTGGACCGGCTCGAGCCCGGGCCGGTCATGGTGGGAGACAAGAAGATCGCGTGGCCGGCGCAGCTGGCGCTCGGCGGCGACGGGATGGGCAACTCGCTGGAGCACATCCGCCAGATCATGGGGACCTCGATGGAGGCCCTCATCCACCATTTCAAGCTGGTGACCGAAGGTTTCCGGGTCCCGGCGGGCCAGGTGTACTCCACGGTGGAGGCGCCCCGTGGGGAACTCGGGGTCCATCTGGTCAGCGACGGCGGGACCCGGCCGTACCGCGTGCACTACCGGGACCCGTCGTTCACCAACCTGCAGGCGGTCCCGGCGATGTGCGAGGGCGGCCTGATCGCCGACGTGATCGCCGCGGTCGCCAGTATCGACCCGGTGATGGGCGGGGTCGACCGATGA